Below is a window of Anaerolineae bacterium DNA.
TGCCCTTCCATTTCATACTCCCGCATTGCTTCTTCCAGTGGGGAAGGGTCAATACCATTGGCTTCAAGGAACCGGCGGCTTCCCACCAATGTTTTTCTGCCGTTCACGAGAGCTTTAACCCCCTGACCCCGGACGGCTTCAAACTCCTGGGGGTTGGCAAGTTCAATCCGCAATTCCTGAGCTTTTTCCACCACTGCCTTGCCCAGGGGGTGTTCGCTTCCAAGTTCGGCGGAGCCAGCCCAGAAGAGTATTTCGGTCGCCTCAGCGGCCTGGTCAGGAGCAACCACGCCAGTTACTTCGGGCTTGCCTTTGGTGAGGGTGCCTGTTTTGTCAAAAACAATGACCTTTACATCTTTCAGGGTTTGGATAGCCTCACCGGAACGGAAAAGGATGCCGTTCTGAGCGCCAAGGCCGCTGCCCACCATCAAGGCGGTGGGGGTTGCCAGGCCCAGGGCGCAGGGGCAAGCAATGATTATAACGGAAATGAAAGCTACAATGGCCAGAGTAAGCCGTCCGGCTTCAGGATTAACCCAGGGGAGGAAATGCGAGGCCCACACTGCTACCGGCTTCAGGGCTTCGGGAAATGCGAACCACAGGAAGAAAGTTGCTACCCCTATCCCAAGCACCACTGGCACAAAGACAGCCGTGACCCGGTCAGCGAACTCCTGGATGGGCACTTTGGAGCCCTGGGCTTCTTCCACCAGTTTTATAACTTGCGCCAGGAAAGTATCTTTGCCCACACGAGTGGCCCGAATTTTGAGGAAACCATCGTGGTTTATGGTGGCACCGATTACTTCGTCACCGGGGCGTTTGTTCACCGGCATGGATTCACCGGTGGCAATGGACTCATCCACACTGCTTTCCCCTTCCACAACAATCCCATCGGTGGGGATTTTCTCCCCAGGCCGTACGAGGATGATGTCGCCCACCTGCAGTTTTTCTACAGGGACTTCTACTTCCTGGCCGTTCACCAGGACGCGGGCTGTTTTGGCTCCCAGTTCTAAAAGCCTGCGGATAGCCTGAGAAGCACGCCCTCTGGCCACGGCTTCTACGTAACGTCCTGTGAGGTGGAAAGCCATGATCATGGCGGCTATGCCCGCATAGTTGGCGATGGGGATGACAAAGCTCAGGGGCCCCGTGAGGAAGGAAGTAACAGTTCCCAGGGAAATCAGCACATCCATGTTGGCATAACCGTGGCGCACTGCGCTCCAGGCGGAGCGATAGGTAGAATGGCCGGCCACCGCAAGCACCGGAAAGGCCAGGAGGATGATGCCGAGGTTGTAGAAGGCTGGAGTGGGCCACATCACACCCATAAGCATCTCCGGAAGCATCCAGAGGATAACAGGGATGGTGAACCCCCACGCTATGAGGGTCCGGCGGCGAGCAATGCGGATCTTCCGCTCTTCCTCGCTTTCGGCCTCCTGGCTGAGCCCTTCCCGTTCAAAGGTCACATCGTAGCCCGCACCCTTCACTGCCGCTACGAGATCTGCGAAGGAAGCAACGCCAGGGATGTATTCCACTGTAGCGCGTTCTGTTGCCAGGTTAACTGAAGCCGAAAGCACTCCTTCTACATCTTTAAGGGCCTTTTCCACATGAGCTACGCAAGAGGCACAGGTCATCCCCACAATAGATAGGCTAACCCTTTCCACCGGCACATCGTATCCAGCATCCCGGATGGCTTTCACAAAGGCAACGATGCCGGTGCCATCGGGGTTGTAAGCTACCGTGGCGCGTTCGGTAGCCAGGTTCACCGAGGCCGAAATCACGCCAGGGACAGCTTTAAGGGCCTCTTCCACGTGAGCCGCACAAGAAGCACAGGTCATCCCTGAAACGGGCAGAGTCAAACTTTTAGCCACAGCTTTTATTCCTCCGGTTAAATTCTCCATCTCAGTTTAATTCAAAGCCTTCCCCCTCTCAACGACAAAAATCTCACTTTTGCCTCCTTTACAGGGAGAAGCAGAGGCTTTGCGGTCCGATTTTAAGCTTTGAAGGATGGCTTCCAGGTTTATTCTACCTTGATGGCTTCTACTGGGCACCCGCTGGCAGCCGACTTAACGCAGCTTTCAAGTTCGGGAGGGGCTTCCCCTTCGGCGGGGTTACCTCCTACGCGGTATTTTTCCACTACCTGGCTTAGGCGATTCTCGTCTTCTTCAAAGAACTCAGGGCATTCGGACCAGCAAGCTCCGCAGCTGATGCATTCTCCCTGAACTATGGTAACTTTAGCCATAGCTCCCTCCGCAGGCAAATTTTATTTTTGAATGCGGATAACCCAATTGTCATCGGTGCCTTCTATGCTGAGCACTTTTAACCCCAGGGCCTCAACAGCCATGGGGATTTCCTTCCTGGAAGGAGGATGGGTCCCCACAACTTCAATTATGTCACCTGCTTCGGCTTTGCGTATGGCTTTGCGGACTTCCACCAGCGGAACCGGGCAGGTTTGCCCTCGCACGTCTACTCTTATCAAAGCCATTTTAACACCTCCATCCTTTAAACGAACTCTGCCATCAGCTTCTGAATTTGCTCCTCGCTGAATTGCCCCAGGGGTTGCTTTACCAGTGGCCCAAAAGCCAGGGCTGGCATCATTTCTTCATAAGCCGGGCGCTCCTCTGTCCGGTAGAAAATCCCGATGGGTATGCGGTCGTCCCACTCCTGCGCTTTCTGGAAGGCCAAATTCAGGTTGGTGGGGTCATAGTGGGGGTCTTCTTCCAACTTGTAAACCCTGGGGCGGTAGAAATCGTAGGCTTGGGCCCGGTTGAAAGTGACACAGGGCTGGAGGACATCTATCAGGGCATAGCCTCTGTGCTTTATGGCCTCGGTGATGAGCCATGTTAGATGGTCCACATCACCCGACCAGGAGCGGGCTACGAAGGTGGCTCCTGCAGCCAGGGCAACCAGCAATGGATTCACTGGCAGCTCTATGGAGCCCCAGGGCGATGTCTTGCTTATCCGTCCGCGCTCGCTGGTGGGGCTGAACTGGCCTTTTGTGAGGCCGTAGACTCTATTGTCCTGAACGATGTCCACGATTCCGATGTTGCGGCGGGCAGCGTGCAT
It encodes the following:
- a CDS encoding heavy metal translocating P-type ATPase is translated as MENLTGGIKAVAKSLTLPVSGMTCASCAAHVEEALKAVPGVISASVNLATERATVAYNPDGTGIVAFVKAIRDAGYDVPVERVSLSIVGMTCASCVAHVEKALKDVEGVLSASVNLATERATVEYIPGVASFADLVAAVKGAGYDVTFEREGLSQEAESEEERKIRIARRRTLIAWGFTIPVILWMLPEMLMGVMWPTPAFYNLGIILLAFPVLAVAGHSTYRSAWSAVRHGYANMDVLISLGTVTSFLTGPLSFVIPIANYAGIAAMIMAFHLTGRYVEAVARGRASQAIRRLLELGAKTARVLVNGQEVEVPVEKLQVGDIILVRPGEKIPTDGIVVEGESSVDESIATGESMPVNKRPGDEVIGATINHDGFLKIRATRVGKDTFLAQVIKLVEEAQGSKVPIQEFADRVTAVFVPVVLGIGVATFFLWFAFPEALKPVAVWASHFLPWVNPEAGRLTLAIVAFISVIIIACPCALGLATPTALMVGSGLGAQNGILFRSGEAIQTLKDVKVIVFDKTGTLTKGKPEVTGVVAPDQAAEATEILFWAGSAELGSEHPLGKAVVEKAQELRIELANPQEFEAVRGQGVKALVNGRKTLVGSRRFLEANGIDPSPLEEAMREYEMEGQTTMLVAVGGKLLGLIAVADTLKSDAILAVRELEAMGIRTAMLTGDNRRTAEAIARKLGITHVLAEVLPEEKLNEIRRLQEKHSPVAFVGDGINDAPALKQANVGIAIGTGTDIAIEASDVTLVKGELMGVVKAVKLSKATFAKIKQNLFWAFFYNVIMIPLAVLGMMHPLLAEVAMATSSVSVVSNANLLRRAKI
- a CDS encoding ferredoxin, producing MAKVTIVQGECISCGACWSECPEFFEEDENRLSQVVEKYRVGGNPAEGEAPPELESCVKSAASGCPVEAIKVE
- a CDS encoding sulfurtransferase TusA family protein; amino-acid sequence: MALIRVDVRGQTCPVPLVEVRKAIRKAEAGDIIEVVGTHPPSRKEIPMAVEALGLKVLSIEGTDDNWVIRIQK
- a CDS encoding thiamine pyrophosphate-dependent enzyme, which codes for MGDVRDFYVPIRPTWCTGCGNFGIWNALKQALAQLDLKPHQVAVISGIGCGSKLPDYTYVNGFMGLHGRTLPLATGVKMANHELVVICTHGDGDAYAEGLGHMMHAARRNIGIVDIVQDNRVYGLTKGQFSPTSERGRISKTSPWGSIELPVNPLLVALAAGATFVARSWSGDVDHLTWLITEAIKHRGYALIDVLQPCVTFNRAQAYDFYRPRVYKLEEDPHYDPTNLNLAFQKAQEWDDRIPIGIFYRTEERPAYEEMMPALAFGPLVKQPLGQFSEEQIQKLMAEFV